A single window of Mesoplodon densirostris isolate mMesDen1 chromosome 13, mMesDen1 primary haplotype, whole genome shotgun sequence DNA harbors:
- the ZHX1 gene encoding zinc fingers and homeoboxes protein 1 has product MASRRKSTTPCMVLASEQDPDLELISDLDEGPPVLTPVENTRAESISSDEEVHESVDSDNQQNKKVEGGYECKYCTFQTPDLNMFTFHVDSEHPNVVLNSSYVCVECNFLTKRYDALSEHNLKYHPGEENFKLTMVKRNNQTIFEQTINDLTFDGSFVKEENSEQAESTEVSSSGISISKTPIMKMMKNKVENKRITVHHNSVEDVPEEKENEIKPDREGTVENPSSSASESNTSTSTVNRIHPNTASTVVTPAAVLPGLAQVITAVSAQQNSNLIPKVLIPVNSIPTYNAALDNNPLLLNTYNKFPYPTMSEITVLSAQAKYTEEQIKIWFSAQRLKHGVSWTPEEVEDARRKQSNGTVHTVPQTITVVPAHISTGSNGLPSILQTCQIVGQPGLVLTQVAGTNTLPVAAPIALTVAGVPNQTNAQKSQLPAAQPTAETKPAAAGAPSSQLVKNETAGANPDAFGVRAKKTKEQLAELKVSYLKNQFPHDSEIIRLMKITGLTKGEIKKWFSDTRYNQRNSKSNQCLHLNNDSSATIIIDSSDETTESPTVVTSQQKQSWNPFPDFTPQKFKEKTAEQLRALQASFLNSSVLTEEELNRLRAQTKLTRREIDAWFTEKKKSKALKEEKGEIEESNAGSSKEETGETSPGDESSAPKSGSTGKICKKTPEQLHMLKSAFVRTQWPSPEEYDKLAEESGLARTDIVSWFGDTRYAWKNGNLKWYYYYQSANSSSMNGLSSLRKRGRGRPKGRGRGRPRGRPRGSKRMNNWDRGPSLIKFKTGTAILKDYYLKHKFLNEQDLDELVNKSHMGYEQVREWFAERQRRSELGIELFEENEEEDEVIDDQEEDEEETDDSDTWEPPRHVKRKLSKSDD; this is encoded by the coding sequence ATGGCAAGCAGGCGAAAATCCACAACACCCTGCATGGTCCTTGCCAGTGAACAGGATCCAGACCTCGAGTTGATATCAGATTTGGATGAAGGTCCTCCTGTACTTACACCTGTAGAAAACACCAGAGCAGAGAGTATCTCAAGTGATGAAGAAGTTCATGAATCCGTGGACTCTGACaatcagcaaaataaaaaagttgAAGGTGGCTATGAATGTAAATATTGTACTTTTCAAACTCCAGATCTAAATATGTTTACTTTTCATGTGGATTCAGAACATCCCAATGTAGTGCTAAACTCCTCCTATGTTTGTGTCGAATGCAATTTTCTTACCAAAAGGTATGATGCACTTTCCGAGCATAATCTGAAATATCACCCAGGAGAAGAAAATTTCAAGTTGACGATGGTGAAACGAAATAACCAGACAATCTttgaacaaacaataaatgatctGACTTTTGATGGTAGTTTTGTTAAAGAGGAGAATTCAGAGCAAGCTGAATCGACAGAAGTTTCTTCTTCGGGAATATCTATCAGTAAAACTCCTATcatgaaaatgatgaaaaataaagtgGAGAACAAACGGATTACAGTTCATCATAATTCAGTTGAGGACGTTCcggaagagaaagagaatgaaatcaaACCAGACCGTGAAGGAACTGTGGAAAATCCAAGTTCTTCAGCTTCTGAATCAAATACGAGTACTTCCACTGTAAACAGAATACATCCAAATACTGCCAGCACAGTTGTGACCCCGGCAGCAGTTCTTCCTGGGTTAGCACAGGTTATCACTGCTGTATCAGCTCAGCAGAATTCCAATTTGATCCCCAAAGTCCTCATCCCTGTTAATAGCATTCCTACTTACAATGCTGCATTGGATAACAACCCCCTTTTGCTTAACACCTACAACAAATTCCCTTATCCGACAATGTCAGAAATTACTGTTCTTTCTGCCCAAGCAAAatatacagaggaacagatcaaGATATGGTTTTCAGCCCAACGTCTAAAACATGGTGTCAGCTGGACTCCCGAGGAAGTCGAGGACGCGAGGAGAAAACAATCCAACGGAACGGTGCACACTGTGCCTCAGACCATAACTGTCGTCCCCGCCCACATTTCCACAGGGAGTAATGGTTTACCATCCATCTTACAGACATGCCAAATAGTTGGCCAGCCGGGTCTGGTCCTTACCCAAGTGGCTGGCACGAATACCTTGCCAGTAGCAGCACCTATAGCCTTGACAGTGGCAGGGGTTCCAAATCAAACAAACGCACAGAAAAGTCAGCTCCCGGCGGCTCAGCCTACTGCAGAGACCaagccagcagcagcaggagcccCATCCTCTCAGCTTGTAAAAAATGAGACTGCAGGGGCGAACCCGGATGCGTTCGGCGTTCGGGCAAAAAAGACTAAAGAGCAACTGGCGGAATTAAAAGTTAGTTACCTAAAGAATCAGTTTCCCCACGATTCCGAAATTATCAGGCTGATGAAAATCACAGGGCTGACAAAAGGAGAGATTAAAAAATGGTTTAGTGACACAAGGTACAACCAGAGAAATTCAAAGAGTAATCAGTGCTTACATCTCAACAATGATTCCTCCGCCACTATTATCATAGACTCCAGTGATGAAACCACGGAATCCCCAACTGTTGTCACTTCACAGCAGAAACaatcctggaatccttttccagACTTTACTCCCCAAAAGTTTAAAGAGAAGACGGCAGAGCAGCTTCGTGCCCTACAGGCGAGTTTTCTCAACAGCTCTGTACTTACAGAAGAAGAATTAAATAGGTTAAGAGCGCAAACCAAACTTACCAGAAGGGAAATTGATGCTTGGTTTAcagagaagaagaaatcaaaagctttaaaggaagagaaaggagaaatagaggaAAGCAATGCAGGTAGTTCCAAAGAAGAAACTGGAGAAACTTCTCCTGGAGATGAGTCTAGTGCACCTAAGTCAGGGAGTACgggcaaaatatgtaaaaaaacacCCGAGCAGTTGCACATGCTTAAAAGCGCGTTTGTCCGAACACAGTGGCCGTCGCCAGAAGAGTATGACAAGTTGGCTGAAGAAAGCGGGCTTGCTAGAACAGACATAGTTAGTTGGTTTGGGGACACCCGTTATGCTTGGAAAAATGGAAACTTAAAATGGTACTACTACTATCAAAGCGCCAATTCAAGCAGTATGAACGGTCTGTCTTCTCTTAGGAAACGGGGGAGAGGGAGACCcaaaggaaggggaagaggaagaccTCGCGGGCGGCCCAGAGGAAGCAAGAGAATGAACAACTGGGACAGGGGGCCGTCCCTCATCAAATTCAAAACTGGAACTGCAATACTGAAGGATTATTACCTGAAGCACAAATTTCTTAACGAGCAGGACCTCGATGAACTTGTTAACAAATCACATATGGGCTACGAGCAGGTCAGAGAATGGTTTGCTGAAAGACAGAGAAGATCAGAGTTAGGTATAGAATTATTTGAGGAGAATGAGGAGGAAGATGAAGTTATTGATGATCAGGAAGAGGATGAAGAAGAAACAGATGACAGTGACACTTGGGAACCCCCACGACATGTGAAGCGGAAGCTTTCTAAATCAGATGACTGA